A part of Aquibium oceanicum genomic DNA contains:
- a CDS encoding SEL1-like repeat protein — protein MKPTALLIAAAVCALVPSGLLAAEPAGTKASKPEKALEQQAGGASGSAVDPTRFGKKTSDPAFGAFQRGLYITAYNLALPRAEKGDPAAQTLVAEILSRGLGVARKPAEAAEWYGKAAEAGIPEARFQFALILIDGKYAGKDPDRAFALMESAADTGHRLAAFNLAQMLIDREPGPRGLEKAIPWYEKAAKAGLADAQYAMAQLYENGVGGLNDDAKALSYLTLAARQNFDTAQLDLATWLVEGRLGKPDYEAGFAWMKRAAESGNVAAQNRLAKLYVYGLGTEPDPILAAAWYIIARRVGLRDVEMDDFLQGLTPEEQKTAIERANRLR, from the coding sequence GTGAAGCCGACGGCCCTTCTCATAGCGGCGGCGGTCTGCGCCCTCGTGCCGTCGGGCCTCCTGGCGGCGGAACCCGCCGGAACGAAAGCCTCCAAGCCGGAGAAGGCACTGGAGCAACAGGCCGGCGGGGCGTCCGGTTCGGCCGTCGATCCGACGCGCTTCGGCAAGAAGACCTCCGATCCGGCCTTCGGCGCCTTCCAGCGCGGCCTCTACATCACCGCCTACAATCTCGCCCTTCCGCGCGCCGAGAAAGGCGATCCGGCCGCACAGACGCTGGTCGCCGAGATCCTGTCGCGCGGCCTCGGCGTGGCCCGCAAGCCGGCCGAAGCCGCGGAATGGTACGGCAAGGCCGCGGAAGCCGGCATCCCGGAAGCGCGCTTCCAGTTCGCGCTGATCCTGATCGACGGCAAGTATGCGGGCAAGGACCCGGACCGCGCCTTCGCGCTGATGGAATCCGCCGCCGACACCGGCCACCGGCTCGCCGCCTTCAACCTCGCCCAGATGCTGATCGACCGGGAGCCCGGTCCGCGGGGGCTCGAAAAAGCGATCCCCTGGTACGAGAAGGCCGCGAAGGCGGGGCTGGCCGACGCGCAGTATGCCATGGCGCAGCTCTACGAGAACGGTGTCGGCGGGTTGAACGACGACGCCAAGGCGCTGTCCTACCTCACGCTCGCCGCCCGCCAGAATTTCGACACCGCCCAGCTCGACCTCGCGACCTGGCTGGTCGAGGGCCGTCTCGGAAAGCCCGACTACGAGGCGGGTTTCGCGTGGATGAAGAGGGCCGCCGAAAGCGGCAACGTCGCGGCGCAGAACCGCCTCGCGAAGCTCTACGTCTACGGCCTCGGCACCGAGCCGGATCCGATCCTGGCCGCGGCCTGGTACATCATCGCGCGCCGGGTGGGCCTGCGCGACGTCGAGATGGACGATTTCCTCCAGGGTCTCACGCCCGAGGAGCAGAAGACGGCGATCGAGCGGGCGAACCGGCTGCGCTGA
- a CDS encoding VOC family protein produces MKFASVRLIAADIEKMVAFYERVTETAAEWLAPQFAEIVTPSATLAIGSSETVAIFAEGSAEACANRTVIIEFMVDDVDAAYERLKDGLHLVHPPKTMPWSNRSVQFRDPEGTAVALFMPQTDAAKARFAAR; encoded by the coding sequence ATGAAATTCGCTTCCGTGCGCCTGATCGCCGCCGATATCGAGAAGATGGTCGCCTTCTATGAAAGGGTGACGGAGACGGCCGCCGAATGGCTGGCGCCGCAGTTCGCCGAGATCGTCACGCCGTCGGCGACCCTCGCCATCGGCAGCTCCGAAACCGTGGCGATCTTCGCCGAGGGCAGCGCCGAAGCCTGCGCCAACCGGACCGTCATCATCGAGTTCATGGTCGACGACGTCGACGCCGCCTACGAGCGGCTGAAGGACGGCCTGCACCTGGTGCACCCGCCGAAGACCATGCCGTGGAGCAACCGGTCCGTCCAGTTCCGCGATCCTGAAGGCACGGCGGTGGCCTTGTTCATGCCGCAGACGGATGCGGCCAAGGCGCGTTTCGCCGCGCGGTAG
- the efp gene encoding elongation factor P, which produces MAKINGNEIRPGNVIEHNGGLWVAVKTNAVKPGKGGAYNQVELKNLIDGTKLNERFRSAETVEKVRLEQKDFSYLYEQGEALVFMDTESYEQLELQKDFVGDRAAFLQDGMMVTVELYEEKPIGISLPDQVALTITEADPVVKGQTAASSYKPAILENGIRVMVPPFIESGEKILVDTNEITYIRRAD; this is translated from the coding sequence ATGGCCAAGATCAACGGCAACGAAATCCGTCCCGGCAACGTCATCGAGCACAATGGCGGCCTGTGGGTCGCGGTGAAGACCAACGCGGTGAAGCCCGGCAAGGGCGGCGCCTACAACCAGGTCGAGCTGAAGAACCTGATCGACGGGACCAAGCTCAACGAGCGCTTCCGCTCCGCCGAGACGGTCGAGAAGGTGCGCCTCGAGCAGAAGGACTTCTCCTACCTCTACGAGCAGGGCGAAGCGCTGGTCTTCATGGACACCGAGAGCTACGAGCAGCTCGAACTGCAGAAGGATTTCGTCGGCGACCGCGCCGCCTTCCTGCAGGACGGCATGATGGTGACGGTCGAGCTCTACGAGGAAAAGCCGATCGGCATCTCGCTGCCCGACCAGGTGGCGCTGACGATCACGGAAGCCGATCCGGTGGTGAAGGGCCAGACGGCGGCCTCTTCCTACAAGCCTGCGATCCTGGAGAACGGCATCCGGGTCATGGTTCCGCCCTTCATCGAGTCGGGCGAGAAGATCCTCGTCGACACGAACGAGATCACCTACATCCGCCGCGCCGACTAG
- a CDS encoding inositol monophosphatase family protein: MAYSALMRVMVEAARKAGRSLARDFGEVQNLQVSMKGPGDYVSQADRKAEEIIYTELARARPGYSFLMEERGVVEGEDAQHRWIVDPLDGTTNFLHGIPMFAISIALERQGQLTAGLVYNPAMDELYTAERGGGAFMNDRRLRVAGRSKLSDCVIGNGIPHLGRGHHGNALIELRNVMGEVSGIRRMGSAALDLAYVAAGRMDGFWENGLSPWDMAAGILIIREAGGFVSDRDGGAAMLDTGGIVAGNEAIHRALLKQLKKPATAAR; the protein is encoded by the coding sequence ATGGCGTATTCCGCGCTGATGAGGGTCATGGTGGAGGCCGCGCGCAAGGCGGGCCGCTCGCTCGCGCGCGATTTCGGCGAGGTGCAGAACCTCCAGGTCTCCATGAAAGGCCCGGGCGACTACGTGAGCCAGGCCGACCGCAAGGCCGAGGAGATCATCTACACGGAACTGGCCCGTGCGCGCCCGGGCTACTCCTTCCTGATGGAAGAGCGCGGCGTGGTGGAGGGCGAGGACGCCCAGCACCGCTGGATCGTGGATCCGCTCGACGGCACCACGAATTTCCTGCACGGCATCCCGATGTTCGCGATTTCGATCGCGCTGGAACGCCAGGGCCAGTTGACGGCGGGCCTCGTCTACAATCCCGCCATGGACGAACTCTACACCGCCGAACGCGGCGGCGGAGCCTTCATGAACGACCGCCGGCTGCGCGTCGCAGGCCGCTCTAAGCTTTCCGACTGCGTCATCGGCAACGGCATCCCCCATCTCGGCCGAGGCCACCACGGCAATGCGCTGATCGAACTGCGCAACGTCATGGGCGAGGTCTCGGGCATCCGCCGCATGGGCTCGGCAGCCCTCGACCTCGCCTACGTCGCCGCGGGCCGCATGGACGGCTTCTGGGAGAACGGGCTCTCGCCGTGGGACATGGCGGCCGGCATTCTGATCATCCGCGAGGCGGGCGGCTTCGTCAGCGACAGGGACGGCGGTGCCGCCATGCTGGACACAGGCGGCATCGTCGCCGGCAACGAGGCGATCCACCGGGCGCTGCTCAAGCAGCTCAAGAAACCGGCGACCGCGGCGCGCTAG
- a CDS encoding 3-hydroxybutyrate dehydrogenase encodes MTAPRQAGRTAVVTGSTSGIGLAIAERLAAGGCNVVVNSFTDTEADHAIASGLAEKHGVDAIYMRADMSKPDECRALVEKSIERFGAVDILINNAGIQHVSPVETFPVEKWDAIIAINLSSAFHTSAAAIPAMRSAGWGRIVNIASAHGLRASPNKSAYVAAKHGVVGLTKTIALELAGEGVTCNAVCPGFVLTPLVETQIDDRAREAGLDRETTIRDIILEKQPSKQFATVEQIAGATAFLCSEDAAQITGTTLSVDGGWTAA; translated from the coding sequence ATGACAGCGCCACGCCAAGCCGGGAGGACCGCCGTCGTAACCGGTTCGACATCGGGGATAGGTCTGGCCATCGCCGAGCGCCTCGCCGCCGGCGGCTGCAACGTCGTCGTGAACTCCTTCACCGATACCGAGGCGGATCATGCGATCGCTTCCGGCTTGGCCGAGAAACACGGCGTGGACGCAATCTACATGCGCGCCGACATGTCGAAGCCCGACGAATGCCGGGCGCTCGTGGAGAAGAGCATCGAGCGGTTCGGCGCGGTCGACATCCTGATCAACAATGCCGGCATCCAGCATGTGTCGCCGGTCGAGACGTTTCCGGTGGAGAAGTGGGACGCGATCATAGCGATCAACCTGTCCTCGGCCTTCCACACCTCGGCCGCGGCGATCCCGGCGATGCGTTCGGCCGGATGGGGGCGCATCGTCAACATCGCTTCCGCGCACGGACTGCGCGCCTCGCCCAACAAGTCGGCCTACGTGGCGGCCAAGCACGGGGTCGTCGGTCTGACCAAGACGATCGCGCTGGAACTCGCCGGCGAGGGCGTGACCTGCAACGCCGTCTGCCCCGGCTTCGTGCTCACCCCGCTGGTCGAGACACAGATCGACGACCGCGCGCGCGAGGCCGGGCTGGACCGGGAGACGACGATCCGCGACATCATTCTCGAAAAGCAGCCGTCGAAGCAGTTCGCGACGGTCGAGCAGATCGCCGGAGCGACCGCGTTCCTGTGTTCGGAGGATGCCGCGCAGATCACCGGCACGACGCTGTCGGTCGACGGCGGCTGGACCGCGGCCTGA
- a CDS encoding MFS transporter, which yields MPERTSSLVPFEHSVFRNVWVASLASNLGALIQAVGAAWLMTSIAASADLVALVQASTTLPVMIFSLASGALADSFDRRRVMIVAQLFMLVISVALALFAWLGTMSPWLLLGFTFLIGCGTALNNPSWQASVGDMVPRSALPAAVALNSVNFNLTRSVGPAIGGLIVATAGAAAAFAINAVSYLPLIFVLSRWKPDVQPNTLPPERMWTAMTAGLRYVAMSPHIEKVLLRGFVFGFTAVAMLALLPLVTRDMLDGGALLYGLMLGCYGIGAVGGAFLGGRLREVLSNETIARMAFMGFAVSASVTAWSSHAWLTGLAVALGGACWVLALALFNVTVQLSTPRWVLGRALALYQTATFGGMALGSWVWGLVAEEYSISSSLLAAATFMVVGAGIGLRLALPDRSSLDLDPLNRWKAPPLALDLQSRSGPMVILIEYVIREEDVPAFLDAMAERRRIRRRDGARQWELMRDTEKPEQWIESFHVPTWLDYVRHNQRTTKADASVSDTIRALHSGAEPPRVHRMVVRPATRQRAARDPKPHDDLH from the coding sequence GTGCCGGAACGGACATCCTCGCTTGTGCCGTTCGAGCACTCCGTTTTCAGGAACGTGTGGGTGGCGAGCCTCGCGTCGAACCTCGGCGCGCTGATCCAGGCGGTCGGCGCGGCGTGGCTGATGACCTCGATCGCGGCGTCGGCCGACCTCGTCGCGCTGGTCCAGGCCTCCACGACGCTGCCGGTGATGATCTTTTCGCTCGCATCCGGCGCGCTCGCGGACAGCTTCGATCGCCGCCGCGTCATGATCGTGGCGCAGCTGTTCATGCTGGTGATCTCGGTCGCGCTGGCGTTGTTCGCGTGGCTCGGCACGATGTCGCCCTGGCTTCTGCTCGGCTTCACCTTCCTCATCGGCTGCGGCACGGCGCTCAACAATCCGTCCTGGCAGGCGTCCGTGGGGGACATGGTGCCGCGCTCGGCGCTGCCGGCGGCGGTGGCGCTCAACAGCGTCAATTTCAACCTGACGCGCAGCGTCGGCCCCGCGATCGGCGGACTGATCGTGGCAACGGCGGGGGCGGCCGCCGCCTTCGCGATCAATGCCGTGAGCTACCTGCCGCTGATCTTCGTGCTGTCGCGCTGGAAACCCGACGTCCAGCCCAACACTCTGCCGCCGGAACGCATGTGGACGGCCATGACCGCCGGGCTCCGATACGTGGCGATGTCGCCGCATATCGAGAAGGTGCTGCTGCGCGGCTTCGTGTTCGGCTTCACCGCGGTCGCCATGCTGGCGCTGCTGCCGCTGGTGACGCGCGACATGCTGGACGGCGGAGCGCTGCTCTACGGCCTGATGCTCGGATGTTACGGCATCGGCGCGGTCGGTGGCGCGTTCCTCGGCGGCCGGCTGCGGGAAGTGCTGTCCAACGAGACGATCGCGCGGATGGCCTTCATGGGGTTCGCCGTCTCGGCCTCGGTGACCGCGTGGAGCAGCCATGCCTGGCTGACCGGGCTCGCGGTCGCCCTCGGCGGCGCGTGCTGGGTCCTGGCGCTTGCGCTCTTCAACGTCACCGTCCAGCTTTCGACGCCGCGCTGGGTCCTCGGACGCGCGCTGGCGCTCTACCAGACAGCGACCTTCGGCGGCATGGCGCTCGGAAGCTGGGTCTGGGGCCTCGTGGCGGAGGAATACTCCATCTCATCGTCGCTGCTGGCGGCGGCGACCTTCATGGTCGTCGGGGCTGGGATCGGGCTGCGCCTCGCCCTCCCCGACCGCTCCTCGCTCGACCTCGACCCGCTGAACCGCTGGAAGGCGCCGCCGCTGGCGCTCGATCTCCAGTCGCGCAGCGGCCCGATGGTGATCCTGATCGAATACGTCATCCGGGAAGAGGACGTCCCGGCCTTCCTCGACGCCATGGCCGAGCGTCGTCGCATCCGGCGCCGCGATGGCGCGCGGCAGTGGGAACTGATGCGCGACACCGAGAAGCCGGAGCAGTGGATCGAGAGTTTCCACGTCCCGACCTGGCTCGACTACGTGCGTCACAACCAGCGCACGACCAAGGCAGACGCGTCCGTCAGCGACACGATCCGCGCACTCCACAGCGGCGCCGAGCCGCCGAGGGTCCACAGGATGGTGGTGCGCCCGGCGACCCGCCAGCGCGCCGCGAGGGATCCGAAGCCGCACGACGATCTCCACTGA